The DNA window TATGATAAATACTCATTCAACCCAGTTAGGGAATGAATTAACCaaatacttagaaaaaaataacacagtatatatattcaatcttttaAGTCCTTGGAAGACTTTTCCCTTTGTAAAAGGTTCCCCAATTTTTTTCTCAGACGATGTTCCTTAATTACTCCCTAATGAAGGTGCACAGTCGACAGGAATGATAATTTGGACctagtttctttttatctttattcgtaTGAGCAGGAGAATGGTGTCTGTTTTTCTTAATAGGTGCTTTTATTTCTTGTGTTCGTTTCTTGCGCCATTGCCAGATTGGCCTAATTACTGGAAATTATACTGTTTATACTGTATAGAAACTAGATAAATATTGCTATAGGTAAACAATGTCATGCAGATCTGTTTTCTTTCATAATTTCCATGTTGTGACTTTTACACAGTTTTCTAAGCAGAAATGtggtactgaaaatgaatatgagtaaaacttggattatgttcaatgaaaaggcagaggtATTTCTTGCGTTCGTTTCTTGTGCCATTTCCAGAATGCCCTAATTACTAGAAATTATACTGTTTATACTATCtttatagaaattaaataaatatggcTCTAAGTAAATATCCTCATGCAGATCCATGTTTAAATAAGATAATTAGTTTATCTTTCATAATTTCCATATCATGACTTTTACACAGTTTTCTAAGCAGAAATGtggggctgaaaatgaatatgagtaaaacttggattatgttcaatgaaaagtcAGAGAGACAAGCAAGGTAAGTAGCTAACCAAACAGATTGTGTATGGAGAGATTGCATCTGTGGTGAATTGGTCGAGCTGTTAATGGGGTAGATCTGAATTGCATTTTGTCTAGAGGTGGGGAGGTGAGGTATAGGATCGGGAAgaagataagggggggggggggggggggcggttccaAGAGGCAAATAAACACAGACTTAATGATGCTTCCGACcgttattaataatgtttttttctacTTCTTGCTTGAAAGGGGAAAGggctaaggtctctctctctctctctctctctctctcctctctctctctctctctctctctctctctctcttcaacataaaaatatttgccgcaagtttgaaatttctaactacctgattaggaatatcattccacaatctggtcacagccggaataaaacttctagaatactgtgtagtattaagccttatgatggagaaggtatgactattagaatcaactgcatacctacaGTCAATtttttgaggcagatttgcaccgactcgcaggggtgcccttttaactcggaagagtttcctgatcgctgattgattggacaagatttCTCAAaataatcagagagcaggaaacttttccgagctaaaagggcatcgctgcgagtcactgcaaatgcgcctcattaataaaaatgagtatagtattaagaacaggatggtactgtctgtgaagatctgtatgcaaaggatggtcagagttatgaaaaatcttatgcaattgaacaacggtgcctgagaataatatctagatcaaagaaataagaaatttaatcgaccacaagttcctgtccaagaaattaagatgagattcagcagctgaagactagacaggaaacctacactcgaaacaaggtatattgaaattgaaaaactacttcacaatagattgattaccgaaaatctcaAAAGCCTTTCTCAATAGGTCaagtttctgtgcaattgaagaggaaataGTCCGAATGTCTCTCTCAAAAGTAAAAACACTATCAAGAATTACGCCTAGAATTCTCAAAGAgtcacagagttaaagaaacatgatcaatactgagatccggatgttgaggaaccactgtccccGACCTACTTACAAcaatactttcagttttgttacggttcaacttcatgccccataatttgtaccatgcactaattttagctagatctctctattatgggattcagcaaccccagatctacattcagatggaattgatgcaaagagggtagcatcatctgcatatgcaacaagccctTTTTTCTAAGATAAAGCACGTTCTaggaaatggacactccaaaatcaaactattgttctctagtcttgggtagtgccatagcctctgtaccatggtcttccactgtcttgggtttgagttttcttgcttgagggtacactcgggtacactgttctatcttgtttctcttcctcttgttattttcaagtttttatagtttatgaatgaaagatttatttgaatgggtattattgttcttaaacttctcttctagttttcattatttcctttcttcactgggctattttcccaacgaaaaaataatatagtttaggaacaatgacatttaaataaatatttcctatataaactatgaaaactttaacaaaacaagaggaagagaaacgagatggaatagtgtgcccgagtgtaacccccTTCAAGCTAGAGCGTTTGAACAAAATACCTCGCTGGAATTTAACTCATTcgccaacagcagctcataaggaagaggaaccctctcaccttatgcagttttagcgggaaatatctctAGTCTAATTGGCTGATTCTTACTCacctctgattggtggttgtatgtgacgtcatgcaatcaTATTCTTATGAATGAATTTAACTGGATACGGGTGAAAAACCTATGGTTATTACAGATAAATTATGACTAAAAATGACAATATTTATGCACTTGAACTAAAGATTCTTTTTTATTTCGCAAAAAATAGATAATGGATCTTGTTAAagggaataaaataaataaatacgtcATAGTCAAAGGAATGCTTGACTGTGTTCTGGCTACGATGATAAGTGTGCGAGTGTGCGTCTGTTTAGCTGTAGTAAGCGAAGGCAACTACCAATCACAGTTAAGAGAGTTTGCTGTTCGAGAAACCTGCCTGAATTTCCTTCCATAAAATCGctattaaagatttttttcctttgtatttcagGGAATTTAAGATATagtttcttcaatatatatatatatatatatatatatatatatatatatatatatatatatatatatatatatatatatatatatatatatatatatatatatatatatatatatatatatatatatagtcaggcccTTATAAAATGTttctataatattttattatagGAATAGATTCTGATTACTAAATCATTGtttttatacagaaaatatctttGTGACGTCATCAACAGCAGGACTTTGCTTCTGTTTGCTGGTCTGAGTGATCTATTATTATATAGAGCGTAAACAACGAAGTAATTACGTAAACATATTTTGATACATTTCAAGTATAACGTAATTTGGACGATTACCAAAATCTTATAGGAAATATGTCGTCATAAAGGGTAGAGGTAAAATACCTGCTTATTtcagataaatgatgatgacttaattaaataattaaattaaaaaaaaaaaaacattttaactaGATTTTAACGAAATGGGTCGTGTGAACTTGAGTCATttgtcaacagcagcccataagtcgTAGAAACCTTCTCGCCCTATGCTAtgccttagcgggaaatatctggcctcTCATTGGTTGATTCGTCCTTAGCTCTGATTGGTGGGTATATATGACGTCATGCaatctcgtattttatgaatgaatacaACTAGGTAGCGGTAAAATacctatacttaatatatatataaattaagattaAGAAATCACAATTGTTACGGAAACAAACTCAAAATATTATGAATTGACTAATAAAATAGATAATGGGTCTTGTTCAAACGCGTAAACTAAATAAATACATAACTTTTGAAGGAATAATGAAATGGGTTATGGCTACGATGTTAGAATTTGTAAACaaatcacagctgagaagatacagccaatcagaggactggaatatcccgccacGAGAGAGGTCCCAAGAGTTATGGGAATATTTTAATTCTATTTAGTTTTTAAGGGAATTAGAGATACATTTACTTCAAATTATATAGACACAGTCCCTAATAAGATGTTTTTATAACATACGTTATCAAGGAGATATATTCTATTTAtcaaatagttatttttattaagaaaaatacgtATTTGTGACGTCATGGGGAATACCAATTCTCTTTACTGGTTTGAATGAGGTATTGAataattgatattcatatatatatatatatatatatatatatatatatatatatatatatatatatatatatatatatatatatatatatatatatatatatatatatatatatatatatatactactatttaATGAAGCGTATATAGGGAAGGAATAACAGTACATGactgtaattcgtattttgttacttttcaaatataatgtaaattattcgaatgaataaaaaaagattaactgttttggttacgatgttagatgtgtgcgtgcgtgtgtgcgtacgGCGCGCGcgcgtatgtatgtttgtgtgtgtgtgaagctataGTAAAGAAATGtaacaaccaatcacagcagagggagttatagccaatcagagtccgaatttcgatgaaattacagtcaaacactatctatagtcaattctttttagtgaagcagatttgcaccgattcgcaggggtgcccttttagctcagaaaaagtttcctgatcgctgattggttgggcaagataattctaaccaatcaaatagcaggaaacttttccgagctaaaagggcaccgctgcaaatcagtgcaaatgcgcctcattaaaaaaaatgagtataattaCTGGGGACGAAGCTTTTTTGTTAACTGTTTGGGATTTAgagttatatattttcaaaatatatagagacagtctcttataaaatgtttttataacatTCTTTTTAGAGGAATGAATTATGATAACAAAATCATGatttatattaagaataatacatctttgtgacgtcataaggagtaggatgaactttacagTTTGTATAAAATGACTGAATAATCTATTTGGTGGTGTGAGTGAGGCTTTGAATAACACGCGGCCAATATTCGTTATTCAAATAGATACTATTATTATATCGTCACTTTTCATTCCagcagtatgtatttttttttttaaagatcattGACCATCTCCCATTACCACAactgatgattataataatggGTCATAAAGAAAgcctatgtaaataaaaataaataaatgaaaaaaaataaaatacatattgcTGGAATAAAAAAGTCGATCGCGTATTATTTCATAAATTCGAGCATTATCAAAACGGCAGAAAACTAACGCATATTCAAACAACACCAGTTGGAAACGAACTGTCCATCACCTAAATTAAAAAACCTGACAGACGTGGACAGTTCACGGAAGGCCTCGGGACCTTCCGAACCCTCAGTTCATTTGAGAATTCCTAGCATTCCTCGTCTTGATCAACTGAAAAGGATACCTTTCTCTGGTCACCTTTATCTACCTTGTAACTCTGTATCCCTGTGGAGAGAAGCGGGCATTTTCTCTTTCAACTTTGAGTCAAAATTCCTCTAAATAAATTGGGCTCGACGAGTAGGTGCCTTTACCTGTCTCCACCAACACGTGGCACAGGTACAGTTGGATACGGTGATTTCTAGTAcgccttgctctgaggaagtgtaaCCAGTCATACCTTTATTACGGGACGAGTTCCTGTATTCAGACCAGCCCAGCTTGGTCTCCATACAGTAGCTTTTTAGCTATTCTCCGGGAAGTAAGGGAGTGACAGGGTGTATTTCTACAGAGAAAGGTGTACCGAgatctcctgtgtccaactgtacattagttGCTGATAAAAAAATCGAGAAAATTCTAAAAATCATCAGTATGATGCAAGAGTTTTTCAatcaatttagataaaaaaataaaaatacagaaatagatatttcctaaatggAAACGTAGAAATCCTACCAACTCGTCctttctcaaaaaataaaaaaaaaaaaaaaaaaaaggaatctaaaCTGGCGGAATGGTATTCTTTACCATTCTTGGAAATGTGCAGGAATTCCTCCGCGGCAGACACTAGTTCGTTACTTCGGATGAGATAAAAAAACGATATACGACTTTCAAAACGTCCCGCGAAATTACCTTTCCTTCCACTTCCCCCGGAGGAATTGAAATCCTCAAGGATTTCGTCAGGATATCTGCAAACAGACTCAaagcaacagagaaaaaaaaaaaatcccgcgaGAAATGCTCTTCGGCGATGAGAAAAATATGGAAAGTTCTTTTGGATGGCATTGCGAATTCTGGCTATTCCCGATCTCAAGCAGATCATATCTATTCCTTTTATCGGAGACAGAATTTGTATTTCGTGCTGGCGAATTTCTGGAAGCGATTTATTGGAGTTAAAACTGTTTTATCATATTTGCTGCCTTAACATAACTGGGAGAACTGGGAGAAATTTGAATCCTGTGAGGTCTATATTAAGACAACCTGAGATTCTATTGTAATAGTTtcattttatggtttttatataagatttattttaatgttgttgctgttattggaatattttattttgattgttcattacttctcttgtagtttatttatttcatttgctcACGAGGCTTTTTTTCCgtcttggagcccttggtcttatggtatcttgctttttcaactaaggttgtagcttagctaacaacaacaacaacaataataataataataataataataataattatcatcttaTAGTTGATCTTTGTGCGCGTGCGATTAACTTAATCAAGCGTGTCTGTGTGTAGACGCATGTCCTGATGTGGccattaacttttatattataatCAATATGTTCAGACAAGGTTTGATTCCAGCAATGACACTTACCTCTGAAATATTAGTCTATTAGCAAGATATTTAACCTATTCCACACTCGTCGCATATTCACTGTGGACGTAATAATACTTCGTTGTATAAGAACTCTCTCGTTGTCTCTTTCTGAGTCTTGCATAGACTGACTGGCGTCGTTCACAAATAAACAATTCAAACAGAACAGTCGAGTTCATTATAAGAGATTCCAATCTCACATCCTGAACTAAATAAGAATtatatcctatctttgaggtaactttATAAAGGATTTAATACTTTAAAACATACGCTacaacacttataataataatcttcttctttgtctacatcttttcccacttctaggtgtggggtcgatgtttctggtcagctttctccatctacctctgtcccacacttcatcaccggttaatccctttgatcgaaggtcatccttgacaaTGAAATCTGATGCAATATCAGTTTCAATACATGTTGCGTTTATTGTATAACAGTAGGCTACACATTTTACACAATTGACCACACTGAAAGATTCAAAATGATTTTGCTAgatacaaaatatctctctctctctctctctctctctctctctctctctctctctctctctctctctctctaagtatgttGTACTGTTCGTAAGGACCATGTCGACAGAAATTGAGCTCAATTTTCAGATGAAAGGTtctgatatttctaaaaaaaaaacataggattaCACTGTCATCTATGATGTCCCATTAAAATTAATGTCATCTAACTTTGAATCCTAGTGCCTATTACCTTTGGTCTGCGACAGGTCACGTTTGGTCTCTGACAAATTACGTTTGGTCTGTGACAAGTTATGTTTCGTCTGTGACAATTTATGTTTCGTCTGTGACAAGTTATGTTTCGTCTGCGACAGATTACTGTTAATCTGCGAGAAATTAAGTTTCATTACTGCTGGTCTGTGACAAATTACGTTTTGGGCTGTGAAAAATTACGTTTGGGCTGCGACAAATTATGTTTCATCTGCGACAAATTACTATTGGCCTGCGACAAATTACGTTTGGTCTGCGACAAATTACTGTTGGTCTGCGACAAATGAAGCTTGATCTCCAACAAATTACTGTTGGTCTGCGACAAATTAAGCTTGATCTCCAACAAATTACTGTTGGTCTGCGACAAATTAAGCTTGATCTCCAACAAATTACTGTTGGTCTGCGACAAATTAAGCTTGATCTCCAACAAATTACTGTTGGTCTGCGACAAATTTAGCTTGATCTCCAACAAATTACTGTTGGTCTGCGACAAATTACGTTTGGTCTGCAACAAATTTTGTTTGATCTGCGACAAATTACTGTTGGTGTACGACAAATTGCGTTTGGCCTGCGACAAATTATGCTTCGTCTGCAACAAATTACTGTTGGTCTGCGACAAATTATGTTTGGTCTACGACAAATCACTGTTGGTCTGCGACAAATTATGTTTGGTCTGCGACAAGTTACGTTTGGTCTGCGACAAATCACTGTTGGTCTGCGACAAATTATGTTTGGTCTGCGACAAGTTACGTTTGGTCTGCGACAAATCACTGTTGGTCTGCGACAAATTATGTTTGGTCTGCGACAAGTTACGTTTGGTCTGCGACAAATCACTGTTGGTCTGCGACAAATTATGTTTGGTCTGCGACAAACTACGTTTGGTCTGCGACAAATCACTGTTGGTCTGCGACAATTTACGTTTGGTCTGCGACGAATTACGTTTGGTCTGCGACATGTCACAAAGACTGGTTAGTGATAAAACTTTgccattcgtaaaaaaaaaaaaagtggtgacaGCGTAAACTATTGTCTATTGATGGGGTCTTAATGGGTCTCTCTGGTCTCATTGTATCTGCAAATAGATTTTTCCAATGCTTTACGTTTCAGTTTGACCCATTACTGCCAATACCATATTATCGATACTCGTTAAACCTACAATCAACTCGCTTTCATATCGGAGTTTTGTACAGTTACTATCAAAGCtaaaatttacaatataaaatataacaaacaaaagataaataatGCTACGTATTGACATtttggttgtaccaaccgtgtgtcacacgatcgtacatagtaacgacatttaattttgtgtatatattatgcttgtatcttcgctctcccctcgcactaacattgaacctgaaataacgtgtctgtttttctcaccgttaactgttaatcggtgcggtgtcggttgaacaggaaatttcctgttgcattgagtttttgtatataaaggcgagtgttctgtaataaagttactcagttactttcatcttgcctttgagtcacaaccttctctcggctcgttacatggTCCTTACATCAACCAGTCACCACTCACGTTAGACTCAAACCGTATGTAGCGTATTTATAAACATTGATTATATGGCCATAAGAACTTTATGCCCACATCACCTGCCAGGCACAGTAGACAATATATTGTAGACAGTAATACGACGGTAGTTAGCATATCTTCCTCCCTTACAAACAACAGTATGTGTGTTCAGTTCGAacaataccatggtcttccgctatcttgggttagatttctcttgcttgagggtacactctggcacactgttctatctaatttctctttctcttgttttgttaaagtttttatagtttatatgagatatttattt is part of the Palaemon carinicauda isolate YSFRI2023 chromosome 15, ASM3689809v2, whole genome shotgun sequence genome and encodes:
- the LOC137654170 gene encoding adventurous-gliding motility protein Z-like; translated protein: MSQTKRNSSQTKRKLSQTNSDLSQTKRSLSQTKHNLSQTNSDLSQTKRNLSQTKHNLSQTNSDLSQTKRNLSQTKHNLSQTNSDLSQTKRNLSQTKHNLSQTNSDLS